One window of Paenibacillus albicereus genomic DNA carries:
- a CDS encoding AAA family ATPase produces the protein MPKYSAEIGAGFLTALLAFLVFRGVNVVPLLLALSLVGVLFFALRSKGQLAAAGGRRDATVKTSKPLSFDDIGGQDRAKGELIEALDFLVKYEEISKLGIRPLKGILLTGPPGTGKTLMAKAAAQYTDSVYLAASGSEFVEMYVGVGAGRIRDLFKDARKKAQKAGKKNAVIFIDEIDVIGGKRDGGQHREYDQTLNQLLTEMDGIHTNDAPRILIMAATNRKEMLDSALLRPGRFDRHIGVELPDKKGRLHILTIHAKNKPLDEAVSLDKIAEESFGFSGAQLESVLNEAAIYAMRESSERVRQQHLSMAIDKVMMGEKTDRESTKEERERVAIHELGHAIAAELVRPGSVSQVALSPRGGALGYVRHNPAQDHYLYTKDYLEAQIMIALAGAAAEEMFYGGRSTGSKGDFEQALNIVRTMVECGLTEAGIVEDRMLTPDRWAQITGGVLEDLMARTKEMLGSRRPLFEHSLAILIEKETLGGEQFRELLRDEPQPIGA, from the coding sequence ATGCCTAAGTACAGCGCCGAGATCGGCGCAGGCTTTTTGACCGCTCTGCTGGCCTTTCTGGTATTCCGCGGCGTGAACGTCGTGCCGCTGCTGCTTGCCTTGTCGCTTGTCGGCGTGCTGTTTTTCGCCCTGCGCTCCAAAGGGCAGCTTGCGGCGGCCGGAGGCAGGAGGGACGCGACGGTCAAGACATCCAAGCCGCTGTCCTTCGACGATATCGGGGGCCAGGACCGCGCCAAGGGCGAGCTGATCGAGGCGCTCGACTTTCTCGTCAAGTATGAGGAGATCAGCAAGCTCGGCATCCGTCCGCTCAAAGGCATCCTGCTCACAGGCCCTCCGGGCACCGGCAAGACGCTGATGGCCAAAGCCGCGGCGCAGTACACGGATTCGGTCTATCTCGCCGCCTCGGGCAGCGAGTTCGTCGAAATGTACGTCGGCGTCGGAGCGGGAAGGATCCGCGACTTGTTCAAGGACGCACGCAAAAAAGCGCAGAAGGCCGGCAAAAAGAATGCCGTCATCTTCATCGACGAGATCGACGTCATCGGCGGCAAGCGCGACGGCGGACAGCATCGCGAGTACGATCAGACGCTCAACCAGCTGCTGACCGAGATGGACGGCATCCATACGAACGACGCTCCGCGCATCCTCATCATGGCGGCGACGAACCGCAAGGAGATGCTCGATTCCGCCTTGCTCCGGCCGGGCCGCTTCGACCGCCATATCGGCGTCGAGCTGCCGGACAAAAAAGGCCGTCTTCATATCTTAACCATCCATGCCAAGAACAAACCGCTCGACGAAGCGGTCAGCCTCGACAAGATCGCCGAGGAGTCGTTCGGCTTCTCCGGCGCGCAGCTGGAGAGCGTGCTGAACGAGGCGGCGATCTACGCGATGCGCGAGAGCAGCGAGCGCGTGCGCCAGCAGCATCTGTCGATGGCGATCGACAAGGTAATGATGGGCGAGAAGACCGACCGCGAGTCCACCAAGGAAGAGCGCGAGCGGGTCGCGATCCACGAGCTCGGACATGCCATCGCCGCCGAGCTCGTGCGGCCGGGCAGCGTCTCGCAGGTCGCGCTGTCGCCGCGCGGCGGCGCGCTCGGCTACGTGCGCCACAATCCCGCGCAGGATCATTATCTGTATACCAAGGACTACCTGGAGGCGCAGATCATGATCGCGCTCGCCGGAGCCGCCGCCGAGGAGATGTTCTACGGCGGACGCAGCACGGGGTCCAAGGGCGATTTCGAGCAGGCGCTGAACATCGTGCGGACGATGGTCGAATGCGGGCTTACCGAAGCCGGCATCGTCGAGGACCGGATGCTGACCCCGGACCGCTGGGCGCAGATCACCGGCGGCGTGCTGGAGGATCTCATGGCGCGCACGAAGGAGATGCTCGGCTCGCGCCGTCCGCTGTTCGAGCACAGCCTCGCCATCCTCATCGAGAAGGAGACGCTCGGAGGCGAGCAGTTCCGCGAGCTGCTGCGCGACGAGCCGCAGCCGATCGGAGCGTGA
- a CDS encoding 3-hydroxyacyl-CoA dehydrogenase family protein, translating into MNFRKIGVIGAGTMGQSIAEMLAYKGMDVFLMELTPAKLEQGLRSIEISLDKQIEKWALTQAEKKLILNRIHGVSDMNDFSQCELIIETITEDLERKKAIIAAADRACPPDVILASNTSTLSLTELASAASHPERVIGMHFVYPVFKVDLVEIVRGLRTSDATFKSTKGFVEQVIDKKGVMVFESPGFITTRLICLFINEALHILEEGVASVDDIDSAMRIGYSFQHGPFEMADRFGLDSVHAALESMFREYGELKYRPSFILKKMVRGGQLGVKSGAGFFTYDEDGDRV; encoded by the coding sequence GTGAATTTTAGAAAGATTGGTGTCATCGGTGCCGGTACGATGGGCCAGAGCATTGCCGAAATGCTCGCGTACAAAGGCATGGACGTATTCCTGATGGAGCTTACCCCGGCCAAGCTGGAGCAGGGACTGCGCAGCATCGAGATCAGCCTGGACAAGCAGATCGAAAAATGGGCGCTCACGCAAGCGGAGAAGAAGCTGATCCTGAACCGCATCCACGGAGTGTCGGACATGAACGACTTCTCCCAATGCGAGCTCATCATAGAGACGATCACGGAAGACCTGGAGCGCAAGAAGGCGATCATCGCCGCGGCGGACCGCGCCTGCCCTCCGGACGTCATCCTCGCGAGCAATACGTCGACGCTGTCGCTCACGGAGCTCGCAAGCGCGGCCTCGCATCCGGAGCGCGTCATCGGCATGCACTTCGTCTATCCGGTGTTCAAGGTCGATCTCGTCGAGATCGTGCGCGGCCTGCGCACGTCGGACGCGACGTTCAAGTCGACCAAGGGCTTCGTCGAGCAGGTCATCGACAAGAAGGGCGTCATGGTGTTCGAGTCGCCGGGCTTCATCACGACCCGGCTCATCTGCCTGTTCATCAACGAAGCGCTCCATATCCTGGAGGAGGGCGTCGCTTCGGTCGACGACATCGACAGCGCCATGCGGATCGGCTATTCGTTCCAGCACGGGCCGTTCGAGATGGCCGACCGGTTCGGCCTCGACTCCGTGCATGCCGCGCTGGAGTCGATGTTCCGCGAGTACGGCGAGCTGAAATATCGCCCGTCGTTCATTCTCAAGAAGATGGTGCGGGGCGGCCAGCTGGGCGTCAAGAGCGGCGCAGGCTTCTTCACGTACGATGAGGACGGTGACCGCGTATGA
- a CDS encoding acetate kinase — protein sequence MNILVINAGSSSLKYQLYDMKDESVLASGRVERIGMDSSIVTHEPEGRPEVRIVDEILEHTSAIKRVLDMLTHKEHGVLKSVEEIDAVGHRVVHGGEAFQESAVVTPETKLEIRKLFDLAPLHNPAHMMGITAVEAVLPGVTQVVVFDTAFHQTMPQQSYLYPVPMVLYKRHAIRRYGFHGTSHAYVSERAAEVLGRPLEELKLVSCHIGNGASATAILNGKSFDTSMGMTPLEGLMMGTRSGDLDPAIVPYTMNKEDLTLSEVNSMLNKHSGLLAISGLSSDMREITEAMFDGDKNAKLAFEMYAYRVKKYIGAYAAAMNGIDVLLFTAGVGENSVVLREHVCEGLTFLGIKLDKELNAQRSKEARVISTPDSSVAVMVVPTNEELLIARDTFKLARQRGAEQA from the coding sequence ATGAACATTCTCGTCATCAATGCGGGCAGCAGCTCGCTGAAGTACCAGCTGTACGACATGAAGGACGAGTCGGTGCTCGCGAGCGGGCGCGTCGAGCGGATCGGCATGGATTCCTCGATCGTCACCCATGAGCCGGAAGGACGTCCCGAGGTGCGGATCGTCGACGAGATCCTGGAGCATACGAGCGCGATCAAGCGCGTGCTGGACATGCTCACCCACAAGGAGCACGGCGTGCTGAAGTCCGTCGAGGAGATCGACGCCGTCGGCCACCGCGTCGTGCATGGCGGCGAGGCGTTCCAGGAGTCGGCCGTCGTCACGCCGGAGACCAAGCTGGAGATCCGCAAGCTGTTCGATCTCGCGCCGCTGCACAACCCGGCCCATATGATGGGCATCACGGCGGTCGAGGCGGTGCTTCCGGGCGTCACGCAGGTCGTCGTGTTCGACACGGCGTTCCACCAGACGATGCCGCAGCAGTCGTACCTGTATCCGGTGCCGATGGTGCTGTACAAGCGCCATGCGATCCGCCGCTACGGCTTCCACGGGACGAGCCACGCCTATGTCAGCGAGCGCGCCGCGGAGGTGCTGGGGCGTCCGCTGGAGGAGCTCAAGCTCGTCAGCTGCCATATCGGCAACGGCGCGAGCGCGACGGCGATCCTGAACGGCAAGTCGTTCGACACGAGCATGGGCATGACGCCGCTCGAGGGCCTCATGATGGGCACGCGCAGCGGCGATCTGGACCCGGCGATCGTGCCGTACACGATGAACAAGGAAGACTTGACCCTCTCCGAGGTCAACTCGATGCTCAACAAGCACAGCGGCCTGCTCGCCATCTCCGGGCTCAGCAGCGACATGCGCGAGATCACCGAGGCGATGTTCGACGGGGACAAGAACGCGAAGCTCGCCTTCGAGATGTACGCCTACCGGGTCAAGAAGTACATCGGCGCCTATGCGGCGGCGATGAACGGCATCGACGTGCTGCTGTTCACGGCCGGCGTCGGCGAGAACTCCGTCGTCCTGCGCGAGCATGTGTGCGAGGGACTGACCTTCCTCGGCATCAAGCTCGACAAGGAGCTCAACGCCCAGCGCAGCAAGGAGGCGCGGGTCATCTCCACGCCGGATTCGTCGGTGGCCGTCATGGTCGTGCCGACCAACGAGGAGCTGCTCATCGCGCGCGATACGTTCAAGCTGGCCCGTCAGCGCGGCGCGGAGCAGGCTTGA
- the asnS gene encoding asparagine--tRNA ligase, translated as MSDSLVTIREVSGHVGQSVRIGAWLQRKRSSGKIAFLQLRDGTGFIQGVVAKTEVSEDTWEQAGKLTQESSLYVTGLVKEEPRSPSGYELVVEGIEIIQVTQDYPITPKEHGVDFLMDHRHLWLRSPKQRAVLTIRAEIKRAVNEYFDTNGFTQVDPPILTPTSAEGTTNLFHTKYFDEDAYLTQSGQLYMEAAAMALGKVYSFGPTFRAEKSKTRRHLIEFWMIEPEMAFVDLEQSLRIQEQFVAHVVQSVVQNCRPELTTLERDISKLEAIQAPFPRITYDEAIEFLNQNGFEVPWGEDFGAPHETAIAQAHDRPVFITHYPASIKSFYMKPDPNRPEVVLCADMIAPEGYGEIIGGSQRIDDPELMAQRFEEHKLPLEAYQWYMDLRTYGTVPHSGFGLGLERTVAWICGLEHVRETIAFPRTLYRLYP; from the coding sequence ATGAGCGATTCACTCGTCACCATCCGAGAAGTATCCGGCCACGTCGGCCAAAGCGTGCGCATCGGCGCATGGCTGCAGCGCAAGCGCTCCAGCGGCAAGATCGCCTTCCTGCAGCTGCGGGACGGCACCGGCTTCATCCAGGGCGTCGTCGCCAAGACCGAGGTCAGCGAGGACACGTGGGAGCAGGCGGGCAAGCTGACGCAGGAGAGCTCCCTGTACGTGACCGGCCTCGTCAAGGAGGAGCCGCGCAGCCCGTCCGGCTACGAGCTCGTCGTCGAGGGCATCGAGATCATCCAGGTGACCCAGGACTATCCGATCACCCCTAAGGAGCATGGCGTCGACTTCCTGATGGACCACCGCCATCTGTGGCTGCGCTCGCCCAAGCAGCGCGCCGTGCTCACGATCCGCGCCGAGATCAAGCGCGCGGTGAACGAATATTTCGATACGAACGGCTTCACGCAGGTCGATCCTCCGATCCTGACGCCGACGTCGGCGGAAGGCACGACGAACCTGTTCCATACGAAATATTTCGACGAGGACGCCTACCTGACGCAAAGCGGACAGCTGTACATGGAAGCGGCGGCGATGGCGCTCGGCAAGGTGTACAGCTTCGGCCCGACGTTCCGCGCCGAGAAGTCCAAGACGCGCCGCCATCTGATCGAGTTCTGGATGATCGAGCCGGAGATGGCCTTCGTCGATCTCGAGCAGTCGCTGCGCATCCAGGAGCAGTTCGTCGCGCATGTCGTCCAGAGCGTCGTCCAAAACTGCCGTCCGGAGCTGACGACGCTGGAGCGCGACATCTCCAAGCTGGAGGCGATCCAGGCGCCGTTCCCGCGCATCACGTACGACGAGGCGATCGAGTTCCTCAACCAGAACGGCTTCGAGGTGCCTTGGGGCGAGGACTTCGGCGCTCCGCACGAGACGGCGATCGCCCAGGCGCATGACCGTCCGGTGTTCATCACGCACTACCCGGCCTCGATCAAGTCGTTCTACATGAAGCCCGACCCGAACCGTCCGGAAGTGGTGCTGTGCGCCGACATGATCGCGCCGGAAGGCTATGGCGAGATCATCGGCGGCTCGCAGCGGATCGACGATCCGGAGCTGATGGCGCAGCGCTTCGAGGAGCATAAGCTGCCGCTCGAGGCCTACCAGTGGTACATGGACCTGCGCACGTACGGCACCGTGCCGCACTCCGGCTTCGGCCTCGGTCTCGAGCGTACGGTCGCCTGGATTTGCGGACTGGAGCATGTGCGCGAGACGATCGCATTCCCGCGCACGCTCTACCGGCTGTATCCTTGA
- a CDS encoding DnaD domain-containing protein: MRPDDRVRGGGSAHAEALARVMGEGGVFLPALLLRSYRELGLGDADFMLLLQLMAFRDTERNDFPTPEELAARLGISPRSVQQQLGRLMKEGLLRIDEALDGVSGIRYERYNWQGWLERSAEWAAEADRSAPASAAPVPRPAAAVTDLFSVFEQEFGRLLSPMECERISMWLDQDRYSEELIRFALREAVFSGKVHFTYIERILLEWSRNRVSTPEEARVHSRKFRGGAK, from the coding sequence ATGCGGCCCGACGACCGCGTCCGGGGCGGCGGCAGCGCCCACGCCGAGGCGCTCGCCCGCGTCATGGGCGAGGGCGGCGTTTTCCTGCCGGCGCTGCTGCTCCGCTCGTATCGCGAGCTCGGGCTCGGCGACGCGGACTTCATGCTGCTGCTGCAGCTGATGGCGTTCCGCGACACGGAGCGCAATGATTTTCCGACGCCGGAGGAGCTGGCTGCGCGGCTCGGCATCTCGCCGCGCTCGGTGCAGCAGCAGCTCGGCCGCCTCATGAAGGAGGGCTTGCTCCGCATCGACGAGGCGCTCGACGGCGTCAGCGGCATCCGCTACGAGCGCTACAACTGGCAGGGCTGGCTGGAGCGCTCGGCCGAATGGGCGGCGGAGGCGGATCGATCCGCTCCCGCTTCTGCGGCTCCGGTCCCGCGGCCTGCTGCCGCCGTGACGGACCTGTTCTCGGTGTTCGAGCAGGAGTTCGGACGGCTGCTCTCGCCGATGGAATGCGAGCGCATCAGCATGTGGCTGGACCAGGACCGGTACAGCGAGGAGCTGATCCGCTTCGCGCTGCGCGAGGCCGTTTTCTCCGGCAAAGTGCACTTCACCTATATCGAGCGCATCCTGCTGGAGTGGAGCCGCAACCGGGTCAGCACGCCGGAGGAAGCACGCGTCCATAGCCGCAAGTTCCGCGGCGGAGCCAAGTGA
- a CDS encoding DUF1450 domain-containing protein — MKIRFCRRNLNRLSKPAYRRLKDEPGLELRKSDCLGSCRLCRERCFAVVKGRVVHAGKPKKLARRVLEQVEKERLI; from the coding sequence GTGAAGATCCGGTTTTGCCGGCGTAACCTGAACCGTCTGTCCAAGCCCGCCTACCGCAGGCTCAAGGACGAGCCCGGCCTCGAGCTGCGCAAGTCCGACTGCCTCGGCAGCTGCCGGCTGTGCCGCGAGCGCTGCTTCGCCGTCGTCAAGGGCCGCGTCGTGCACGCGGGCAAGCCCAAGAAGCTGGCGAGACGCGTGCTCGAGCAGGTCGAGAAGGAGCGCCTAATCTAG
- a CDS encoding ferritin: MNDKLAASLNDQMNFEFYSAHVYLAMAAYCSGQSLEGFSNFFLVQAEEERFHAMKIYKFLNDRGRRATLQAMGEPKNEYGSMLDVFEHGYRHEQQNTKNFYHLADLALDEREHATIYFLKWFIDEQVEEEALFDGIIQKLKRIESDSNAFYMLDAEFANRSFTPPAE, translated from the coding sequence ATGAATGACAAGCTAGCCGCATCGCTCAACGACCAGATGAACTTCGAGTTCTACTCCGCCCATGTGTATCTCGCCATGGCGGCGTATTGCTCGGGCCAGAGCCTGGAGGGCTTCTCCAATTTCTTCCTCGTTCAAGCCGAGGAGGAGCGCTTCCATGCGATGAAGATCTACAAGTTCCTCAACGACCGTGGCCGCCGCGCCACGCTGCAGGCGATGGGCGAGCCGAAGAACGAGTACGGATCGATGCTGGACGTCTTCGAGCACGGCTACCGCCACGAGCAGCAGAACACGAAGAACTTCTACCATCTCGCCGACCTGGCGCTCGACGAGCGCGAGCATGCGACGATCTACTTCCTGAAGTGGTTCATCGACGAGCAGGTCGAGGAGGAAGCCCTCTTCGACGGCATCATCCAGAAGCTCAAGCGGATCGAGTCGGACAGCAACGCCTTCTACATGCTGGACGCCGAGTTCGCGAACCGTTCGTTCACGCCTCCGGCGGAGTAG
- a CDS encoding AraC family transcriptional regulator produces MGAHAAPWKGAVALEFHPLTLRQELAVEQLVSFHYFEYPKGYLFEGESHDFWELLYVDKGEVEVRADDRLLRLAQGSIVFHKPGEFHTVRVGEEHRPPNLIVVAFVCRSPLMDRLRDRTAALEETERAWLSMLLREGFASFQPPYHDPLVHELRRAPDAPPASEQMLRLSLELLLLSQIRKSGEPQRRTAAHAAQPLPAEGSDAMERLQAYIVERLQLGEAPTLDELCRSAHLGRSRLRELTQQHAGTGPTELVRRLRLDAAKSMIRERRYSLTEIADRLGYSSLHYFSRDFKRLTGMAPSEYGRTALAAAGLLPQPGPGKV; encoded by the coding sequence ATGGGAGCACATGCTGCGCCATGGAAAGGAGCGGTCGCCCTGGAGTTCCACCCGCTGACGCTGAGACAGGAGCTGGCCGTCGAGCAGCTTGTCTCCTTCCACTATTTCGAATACCCCAAGGGCTATCTGTTCGAGGGAGAGTCGCATGACTTCTGGGAGCTGCTCTATGTGGACAAAGGCGAGGTCGAGGTGCGTGCGGACGACCGTCTGCTCCGCTTGGCCCAAGGCAGCATCGTCTTCCACAAGCCCGGCGAGTTCCATACGGTCCGGGTCGGCGAGGAGCATCGGCCGCCGAACCTGATCGTCGTCGCCTTCGTCTGCCGCAGCCCGCTGATGGACCGCCTGCGGGACCGGACCGCCGCGCTGGAGGAAACGGAACGGGCGTGGCTGTCGATGCTGCTGCGCGAAGGCTTCGCGAGCTTCCAGCCTCCCTACCACGACCCGCTCGTGCATGAGCTGCGCCGCGCGCCGGACGCGCCTCCGGCGTCGGAGCAGATGCTGCGCCTGTCGCTGGAGCTGCTGCTGCTCAGCCAGATCCGCAAGAGCGGCGAGCCGCAGCGCCGGACAGCCGCGCACGCGGCCCAGCCGCTGCCTGCGGAAGGCTCGGACGCGATGGAGCGGCTGCAGGCGTACATCGTCGAGCGGCTGCAGCTCGGCGAGGCTCCGACGCTCGACGAGCTGTGCCGCTCCGCCCATCTCGGCCGCAGCCGTCTGCGAGAGCTGACGCAGCAGCATGCCGGCACCGGGCCGACAGAGCTCGTGCGCCGGCTGCGGCTCGACGCGGCCAAGTCGATGATCCGCGAGCGGCGCTACAGCCTCACCGAGATCGCCGACCGGCTCGGCTACTCGAGCCTCCATTATTTCTCGCGCGACTTCAAGCGCTTGACCGGCATGGCCCCGTCCGAATACGGGCGCACCGCCTTGGCCGCCGCGGGCTTGCTTCCGCAGCCGGGACCGGGGAAGGTCTGA
- a CDS encoding sugar phosphate isomerase/epimerase family protein, translating into MKKGINAWSFPGGTTVERSLRLAKEAGFDGIELALEETGELSLDSTPQQIEAIAKLAREIGIEIASLASGLYWTYPLTSGEAQTRAKAMEIVRRQLEFAALLEVDTILVVPGAVGVDFLPDAEVVRYDVAHERALEALRELAPDAERLGVSIGIENVWNKFLLSPLELRGFLDAVGSPWVGSYFDVGNALLAGYPEHWIPILGKRIKKVHFKDYRRAAGGLHGFVDLLAGDVDYPAVVRELSAIGYDSYVTAEMIPPYAHHGEQIVFNTSAAMDAILGRSVRA; encoded by the coding sequence ATGAAAAAAGGAATCAACGCCTGGTCGTTTCCCGGCGGAACGACGGTGGAACGAAGCTTGAGGCTCGCCAAGGAGGCCGGCTTCGACGGCATCGAGCTGGCGCTGGAGGAAACCGGAGAGCTCAGCCTGGACAGCACGCCGCAGCAAATCGAGGCCATCGCGAAGCTGGCGCGGGAAATCGGCATCGAGATCGCCAGCCTGGCCAGCGGCTTGTATTGGACGTACCCGCTCACAAGCGGCGAGGCGCAGACGCGCGCCAAGGCGATGGAGATCGTGCGCCGGCAGCTGGAATTCGCCGCCTTGCTGGAGGTCGATACGATTCTCGTCGTGCCGGGCGCGGTCGGCGTCGACTTTCTGCCGGATGCTGAGGTCGTCCGCTACGATGTCGCGCACGAGCGCGCGCTGGAGGCGCTTCGGGAGCTGGCGCCGGATGCCGAGCGGCTGGGCGTGAGCATCGGCATCGAGAACGTGTGGAACAAGTTCCTCCTGTCGCCGCTTGAACTGAGAGGCTTCCTCGACGCCGTCGGCTCGCCTTGGGTCGGCAGCTATTTCGATGTCGGCAACGCCCTGCTCGCGGGCTATCCGGAGCACTGGATCCCGATTCTCGGCAAGCGCATCAAGAAGGTCCACTTCAAGGACTACCGGCGCGCCGCCGGCGGCCTGCACGGCTTCGTCGACCTGCTGGCCGGAGACGTCGACTACCCGGCCGTCGTGCGCGAGCTGTCAGCGATCGGGTACGACAGCTACGTGACGGCGGAGATGATTCCGCCTTACGCCCATCACGGCGAGCAGATCGTCTTCAATACATCGGCGGCGATGGACGCCATCCTCGGAAGGAGCGTGCGGGCATGA
- a CDS encoding Gfo/Idh/MocA family protein has product MIRIGIIGMGFMGKAHLDNYRQLERAGLAVKVAAICDADPAKLRGEGSGGNLAAGGSVGDLSAYPAYESVADMLAKEELDAVDITLPTYLHKDVTIQCLQAGLHVLCEKPMAMDVAECEAMIRAASAADRSLMIGQCLRFWPAYVELKRLVDAKALGEVTYASFCRGGGTPSWGPWVLDKDKGGGAILDMHVHDADVVHWLFGKPEAVSAVGLNRIAGSGYDIVSTHYRYAEPRIVHAQVDWTRNGDYGFEMGFQVTFERGNVQFAGGKLRVNPDGAPGYEAALAPGEGYYYELRYFVEQLLAGAPIEEAAPESTKETIRIVRAEIASADRRGEWVAVR; this is encoded by the coding sequence ATGATCCGGATCGGCATCATCGGCATGGGCTTCATGGGCAAGGCGCATCTGGACAATTACCGGCAGCTGGAGCGGGCCGGGCTCGCCGTGAAGGTCGCTGCGATCTGCGACGCGGATCCGGCCAAGCTGCGGGGAGAAGGGAGCGGCGGCAATCTGGCCGCAGGCGGGAGCGTCGGCGACTTGAGCGCCTATCCGGCCTACGAGTCGGTCGCCGACATGCTGGCCAAGGAAGAGCTGGATGCGGTGGACATCACGCTGCCGACCTACCTGCATAAGGACGTGACGATCCAGTGCCTGCAGGCGGGGCTTCATGTCCTTTGCGAGAAGCCGATGGCGATGGACGTGGCGGAGTGCGAGGCGATGATCCGGGCCGCAAGCGCTGCGGACCGATCGCTCATGATCGGGCAGTGCCTGCGCTTCTGGCCGGCCTATGTCGAGCTCAAGCGTCTGGTCGACGCCAAGGCGCTCGGCGAGGTGACGTACGCTTCGTTTTGCCGCGGGGGCGGCACGCCGAGCTGGGGACCGTGGGTGCTGGACAAGGACAAGGGAGGAGGCGCGATTCTCGACATGCACGTGCATGACGCCGATGTCGTCCACTGGCTGTTCGGCAAGCCGGAGGCGGTGTCGGCGGTCGGGCTCAACCGCATTGCGGGCAGCGGCTACGACATCGTCTCCACGCATTACCGGTATGCCGAGCCGCGGATCGTGCACGCCCAGGTGGATTGGACGCGGAACGGCGACTACGGCTTCGAGATGGGCTTTCAAGTGACGTTCGAGCGCGGAAACGTCCAGTTCGCCGGCGGCAAGCTGCGGGTCAACCCGGACGGCGCTCCGGGCTACGAGGCGGCGCTGGCTCCGGGAGAAGGGTACTACTACGAGCTCCGGTATTTCGTCGAGCAGCTGCTTGCCGGCGCTCCGATCGAGGAGGCAGCTCCCGAGAGCACGAAGGAAACGATCCGGATCGTCCGCGCCGAGATCGCTTCGGCCGACCGGCGCGGGGAATGGGTGGCGGTCCGCTAG
- a CDS encoding sugar phosphate isomerase/epimerase family protein, which translates to MGINNPIGVIVDSFQVGVREGLRKAKEVGADGVQIYAVSGEMDPDRLDAAARRELRDYIDSLGLKISALVGDLGGHGFQDRRENGWKVEKSKRILDLALDLGCSIVTTHIGIVPDDEQSDIYAAMQDACEEISVYATSRNAYFAIETGPERAAHLKGFLDKLSTDGLSVNFDPANMVMVTGDDPVQGVYTLGRYIVHTHAKDGIKLKDEVDPRRVYGMLGFEFEAMSHEKLAEAAEKGEDFREVPLGEGSVDWPNYLQALQDIGYAGYLTIEREVGVQPEQDIAAAVRFLKAFRD; encoded by the coding sequence ATGGGCATCAACAACCCGATCGGCGTCATCGTCGACAGCTTCCAGGTCGGCGTGCGCGAAGGACTGCGCAAGGCGAAGGAGGTCGGCGCGGACGGCGTGCAGATTTATGCCGTATCCGGCGAGATGGACCCGGACCGGCTCGACGCGGCGGCTCGAAGGGAGCTGCGCGATTATATCGATTCGCTTGGCCTGAAGATTTCCGCGCTCGTCGGCGATCTGGGCGGACATGGCTTCCAGGACCGCCGGGAAAACGGCTGGAAGGTCGAGAAATCCAAGCGTATCCTCGACCTGGCGCTGGATCTCGGCTGCTCGATCGTCACGACCCATATCGGCATCGTGCCGGACGACGAGCAGAGCGACATCTACGCGGCGATGCAGGACGCCTGCGAGGAGATCAGCGTGTACGCGACAAGCCGCAACGCCTACTTCGCGATCGAGACGGGACCGGAGCGCGCGGCCCATCTCAAAGGCTTCCTCGACAAGCTGAGCACCGACGGGCTGTCCGTCAACTTCGATCCGGCGAACATGGTCATGGTGACGGGAGACGATCCGGTGCAGGGCGTGTACACGCTCGGCCGCTACATCGTGCACACGCATGCCAAGGACGGCATCAAGCTGAAGGACGAGGTCGATCCGCGCCGGGTGTACGGCATGCTCGGGTTCGAGTTCGAGGCGATGAGCCATGAGAAGCTTGCCGAGGCGGCGGAGAAGGGCGAGGACTTCCGCGAAGTGCCGCTCGGCGAAGGAAGCGTCGATTGGCCGAACTACCTCCAGGCGCTGCAGGACATCGGCTATGCCGGCTACCTGACGATCGAGCGCGAGGTCGGCGTCCAGCCGGAGCAGGACATCGCCGCGGCCGTGCGGTTTTTGAAGGCGTTCCGCGATTAA